The Vibrio agarivorans genome contains the following window.
TTATATACAGTGGATTAAAGGGTGTATATTGTGTATTAAGGCAGAGAAATCTGCCTTTTTATTGCACAACTAATTATATGGGTATATAGTAAATATTGTGTACACTGTGTATAAGGAAAGCATAGCTTGTCATCAGTAAAAGTCAGAGCGACGATTGTAGAGGACAATACGGGCATCAAAAGCCAACTGCCTATCTTGCTAACTGAGCAAGGCGAGTTGAGCACGGTGACAGATTACCTACTCAAATTAGAAGCTGACGGAGTGAGCAATTCAGTGATGAATGGCTTTCTTCAAGCGGTATCTTTGTTGTTGGATTATATGGAAGCAAATAGAGGGTTGTTCGACGATCCGAAGTTACTCTTCCAGACCTTCTCTAAACGTTTATATACAGGAACCATTGGTGAGGATGGGATTGACCCCTCTGGTTTATATTGGGTGCCAAGTTCAACCAGTAACGTGAATAAGCATATTCATCGACTGACGGCATTTACCGACTGGTTGGCAGAAAAGCAAGGTACTGCGTCCATGAACCCCTTGCGTGATGCTACCCCGCATGAGCAGCGATTGAATTACGCTGCATGGTATCGCAAAAACCAAAATGATTTCCTTGGTCATATCGAAGATAAGACTGTGAACAAAACCATCCGTAAGGCGCGAACCATTAAAGGACGCACGCCGCTCACCAAAACCGAAGATGACGCCATCGCCTTTCCTGAAAAGCATTGGGAAGATTTTTATATAAATGGCATCGGTGGCGCGAGCGACCCACGAGTGGCACTCAGGGACAAGTTAATACTCCTTCTAATGCACGGTGGCGGGTTACGCGAAAGTGAAGCTTTAACGCTTTGGGTGACAGACGTGTTTGAAGATCCCTATGAGCCAGATAGTGCTATCGTTCGAATTTACAACGAAACAGATGGCAAAGCCCCTGATGGTTGGCGAAGTCGTTCTGGTACACCAAACAGAGAAGCATATCTAAAGGAGCAATATGCTCGCATCCCTCGTCAGCGCATGAAAGGCACAGCTCATCTTGGTTGGAAGAACCGTGTGGTTGACCACAAAGACAACTACATACAGGTTCAATGGTTTCCAACTGACTATGGCAAAGTGTTTATGTCACTTTGGAAAAACTACCAAAAGTACCGAGCCAGCATCGACTGTCATCACCCTTATGCGTTTATTTCGTTTCATCATAGCGCTATCGGCAACCCTTACACCATCAACGCCTTCCATGATAACTACGCCAACGGCTTGAAGCGCATTGGTTTAGAGCCGAGCAAGGCAGAAGGCTTAGATCCACATGGGCATCGACATAATTACGGCAGACGATTAGAACGTTCAGGATTGAACCCGTTGGTAATTCGACGCTGTATGCACCATAAGTCCCTAGACTCACAAATCCCCTACACAGGCAAAGGCCAGCAGGAAATCTCTGATGAACTGACCCAAGCGACGTTGCAACTGGCAAACCCTGAATCCAAAGTCAAAGCGCTCGACTGGAAAGCACTCGTTGAGCATGGGTTTGATGACGTCGACCCGCAGGGCTATTTCACAGGCAAGCATCCTAAATTGAGAGGTAAATAATGGCGAGAAAAAATGACGGACGTTCATCGGATTCATCCTTCTCTTGGATGCTCACCACACTTGGTGCTGAGTGGCAACAATGGCAGGAGTTGGCAGCCGAGTGGATGGCCGCACAAACCACATCGATTGACACTAAACAATTTGCTTTGGCTCGCTTCTTCGAATCCTATATTAGAGAGCGCGCAAGCTATGCGATAGGCGACATATCATTATTTTTTAAGGGACACCGAGGACACCAATGTTCTAGTGAAGAGCTGGAGACGTTGTTAAGAGAAACACAAAACTCTCCTAAAGTAATCCAATCAGGAGTAAACATCTCCTGTGACTTTATTGACTTTGTTGTCCAAAAGGTGTTTTCTGAAGAGGATGACAATGGCGAGTTAGTGTCATTGGTTGAAAACCCGCTGAGCAAAATCAAACGACAGGAATCACTAACAGAAACTGTACGTACCCCCCTGCCGTATCGCTACATTCATAATTTGCGCCAAATCCTCTGTCCGCTACCTGATAAAGACGAACTCACCGTCATTGAACAAAACCTCAAGCAAGGTGAAACCCTGCTTCCCACTTATCACTATCGTAATTTCAAACACTGGACATGGGCGCAACAGCAGACAGGTCAACGTCTATCAGGTAATGATGGCGATTGGTTTGAAGTTGAACCAGAACTGATTGATAAAACCGACCCCGACTGTGTATGGCGTACTATAAAAACAACTCGCAAAGGCAATAAAATCATCCTTCACCAAATCTGGTCACCCGTCAAAGCGATGGTGGTTTTCATGAAGCTCCATCTGCCACTGCGTACCTATCAGGTGCGGATGCTAGATAGCGGTGAAGCCGATACGTGGCGCTACGAAAACGCTCAATGGGTACTTAACACTAAAAATGACTTTGCACTTGGCAGTGAAAAGCGCCCATTTAGTAAAGGCATATTCCGCCGAATTCACGACACCATGACAGGGCTGTATTCAACAGGCTTGTATATCAATACCAATAAGACCGCCGACCAAAACAAGGACGAACTAGAGCGTGGTTACATCATTCCGTGGCAAAATAATGAAGTATTGTACTGGATAGAGAAATTACGCAATTGGCAAGAAAAGTACAACCCAATTGATAAACCAACCGACTGCACCACATTACTTACCAAGCACACTGATAAGAAAAAATCGAAAGCACAACTGGAAAGTATGGGGGAAATTTCATTTCTATTTAGAGAGGCCTCGGCAAGGGGGGATGATAGAACTAAACCCATTAGGGACGATGCGCTAGACTCTTTCTGGTATCAACTCCTCTTCGCTCTAGAAAATCAATTGGCTGAACATGGTGATAGTCTCGATGGCGGGGGAAGATTGAGGTTAGTTTCCGAGTATCCAGAGGATATACCTAAGTCGCGACGTTACAAAACTAGCTTTCCATTGCACAGCTTGCGAGTCTCACTCATCACTGCCTATACGATGGACACCCAACTGCCATTACCTGTAATCTCTAAACTATTAGCAGGGCATACGCGTCTATTGATGACCATCTACTACAACAAGATTACCCCATCAGTAATGGCTGAAAAAATGGATGAAGCGCATGGAGAGCTAGACGCAAAATCCAAACAATCGGTGCGCAACTTCCTTAAAGATGCCTCATTGGAGCAAATTCAATGCAAGATGGTGTATCACAACGATGACAGCATTCAGGCGGCACTGGTTAATCGTAATCCGGTTGGCTGGGAAGAACGCTCGTGCGGTATGTGTCTGGTAGGCGGTAACACCGTGAAATCGGATGAAGTCAGTACCCTTGGTGGTTGCTGGAACGGTGGTAAGTTGATTAATGATGTAAAAGCTGCTACCCACCGCATTTACGGCAGTGTGCCTCACGGCCCTGAAAACTGTATTCGCTGCCGCTGGTTTATTACCGAAGCTCGATACCTGCCTGCGCTCAATGCCCACTTCAACCAACTGAGCTACAAAGCACATCAGGCTGCGAACCTATCTGTGGAAATTGAAGGTGAGCTGGAAGCCCTAAAAGACGAGCAGTTCTTTTGTGAAGAGCAAGGCAAACCGTTTACCAAGCACTATGAGCTGCAAGCCCTACAGCGCCGCTATGAAAAGCAGCAAGTTGAAGCCGATGAATACGCCAAAGACTGGATTGCGTGCTTTGAACTTATTCAGAAAATCATTCGTGTTGAAGAGACCAGAAATGAAGATGACAGCAAAGATAAACTGATTGCGGTTGGCTATGAGCAAGATGTCAGCCATGCCTTAAAGTTTATCGAAACCGACTCTGAGTTACTGCATCTATCACTGCTTTGTGATGATGCAGAATTCTTTCCTGATTTACAGGACGAACTGCGTAAAACCCCTGCTATTCAAAAGCGCTCGATGCAACTCAGTCGTGTGCTAATGAAAAAAGGCTTCGAGCCGATTTTCATGGAAATGGACGACAAACAACAACTCATAGCCGCCAATGCCATGCTGCGCCAAATGGCGAAAATTGCTGACCCTGACGATAAGCTCGAAGGCTACCGCAAGGTGGCGAACCACATCGAAGCGGAAGAATACCTGACCGATAACAAGCTGCTCTCTCAGGGTATTCATGCACTGACTAATAAAGCCATTAATCTAGATGGCATAGCACTACCGAACTTATTGGAGGACTAATGGAACTCGATATTGATGTTATTTTGGCTGACTTAAAAGAAGGCAAAGTGCCTCGCACGCAGCAAAACCTCGATAAGCTCAATGACACGCTGAAAGCCTATGCAGAATCAGGTCAGCGTGATTTCTCCATCACGCAAATTGGTCGGGTGTCTGCTGAAAATGGCGGATTGGCGTATGAAGCTTTGCGTGCTACCCGTAATAAGCACTACCGAACACTCATCGAAGCGTGGGCGGCAAAGTGCAATACCAGTACCAAAAAGCCGCTATCCAACACCTCACGGTCTAAATCCATCCCTGCGGATAATAAGCTGTTAGAGCGCATCCCAGACCCTGCGGTACGCGCCTTGTTTGGTCAAATCATTGCCGAGCGTAACCGCTACCGCAAAGAGGTCAATTTGCTCAAGCAACACGCCAATATCACTATCGACAAGCGCCCTGTGCGCCAGTTTGATACCACCGCAGAGCCAAGCGTCGAAGTGCTGCCATCCCTATCAGGCGTACTCACCGAATCAGAGAAAAAAGCCTTAGCGTATGTCATTTCTGATGAATGCATGGAAAAGAACGACTGGCAAACTACTCAGGCGGGTCAAGTAAAAGACATGGAATACAACAGCGAAGTATTCCCTAGAGGCTTTGTCACAGGGCTTCGCAAGCTATTGGGTGAGGTAGATGACTAATGGCAAGTGGGCAGCAAAAAGCACAGCAAAACCTTGAGGCATTTGAGGTCTGGAAAGCCACACAGACGGACGATGACTTTAAACAAATCGTGTTCAGAGGTCAGCTTAACCGTATTGAAGTGGCAAAGGGTATTGGTTGTGGCAAATCGGCGTTAAACCAAAATCCTGCCCTCAAGAAAGCACTCAAAGCCTTAGAAGATGAGCTGCGCAGTAAAGGTGTCCTGCCACCGTTGACCGCCGCTGCCAAGAAGAATGAGGGCAAACCTCAAGCCTACGACAACACAGCAAATCGAAAGCTGCTCGATTCAAAGCGGGTGTCATCATTAGAGGCTGAAAACATCGAGTTGAAAGCCAAGGTCAAGGAGCTTGAAAAGCGACTTGAGCGCTTTGGTGAGCTATCTGAAACCTTATCCGAAATGGGGTTGATGCCACGATGAATACCGCTTTGCATGAAGACCAAATGCGTGTCACCAGTATCCCTTATCACTCGACCAAGATGGTGATATTCAGCGGTGTACCGCTGGCGAAAGACTCTTACAAAACCAATAGTGGGAAGTATTACGTCACCATCAAAGCCGACCCCGATAGCATCCCTGTACTTCCAACGCTGGGTCAGCATTGGTCAGTCAGAGGTGCTCGACAGATAGAAAATATGGAGATGGGTGATTATGTAATGCAGCAGCACACGTATGAATCACCCAAGCATATTGAATGCACTTTACCCGAAACAGGTGAGCAACTGATACGATTTATCGCCAGAGAAAGTGACTTCAAGGGTATTGGCGAAAGCAAAGCTAGAGCGCTCTGGCAGCTCTTGGGTAAAGACTTCCATGCCACACTGAGAAATGACACCCCAGAGTCCAGAAAGCGTCTGACATCGATTTTGAGTGAAGATTCAGTGGAAGCGCTCTTTAAGGGGTACGCCAAATATAAAAATCTGGCTCATTGCAACTGGATGAGCGAGTACAACATCCCTGCCAGTGTGCAGCAACGACTACTCAAGCATCACGGTGAAGCCTCCATCGATGTTATCAAGGATAATCCTTATGCTTTAATGGGCTTTGGTCTTTCGTTCAGTGCCATTGAAGACATTATCAAGTTAACGGATTTTAAGAGCGATGTTGCGAAGGATGACCCAAGAAGGCTCAGCGCTGCTCTGGAAATGGCGATTCGCAAGGAGATTGAAAAAGGTCACACCTATACCACTCATGCCAATGTGCGCCCTTACCTCAACAAGCTATTAAGAGACAAAACACTGGTCACTCAGGCGTTCAAATCAGGTCATGATAAAGCTCAGTATGTTTTAAATCCCGACACAGGAGCCTACCATCCAACAGCGCAACTTCTGATGGAAAGTGTTGTTGCCAAGCGCTTAAAAACACTGATTAAGCGAAATAACTTGTTTGATGAAAACGCCAATGCTGCGTATTGCTCTGCGGCTGCGGAGCTTCCCTACGAATTAACCCCTAAACAAATCGAAGCCGTCACAACGTGTCTGGATAATTCGGTAAGCTGCATTACGGGTGGTGCAGGAACAGGCAAAACAACGGTACTCAGGACGGCTCTCAGGACATATCATCAACTTGGATTTGAAATACACGCCGTTGCGCTCAGCGGTCGTGCTGCAATGAGACTTCATGAGTCCATCGGTTTTGTTACCTCAACCATTGCCAAATTGCTGCGTGAAGAACCTATTGAACCCAGTGTCGAGAAAACAAATCATCTATTAGTGATTGATGAAGCGAGCATGATTGACCTGCCAACTATGTATCGCCTAGTAAATCACATTCACCCCTCTGTACGATTGATATTCAGTGGCGACCCTGACCAACTCCCACCAATAGGTTGTGGCAAGGTATTGGAAGACATCGTTGAAGCAAAAACGGTGGCGAATACGATGCTGGATATCGTCAAACGGCAAGAAGGTTCAACGGGTATCCCCGAATACTCAAAACTCATCAATCAAGGAGTGATGCCTGAACAATTAAGCTCAGGTGCAATACACTTTCACGAAACCAGTAAAACAGACATTGCCAAAGTCTGTTGCGAGCTTTATCAAGAGTTCCCTGATAGCAGTCGTGTCATGGCTCCAACCAAGGCACTCGTATCAGAAATCAATAAGCTCACCCAGCAAGCCGTTAACCCAGATAGCGCCAGCCTTGAGTTCGAAATCAATGGTAACAAGTTCTTTCTGCCACTTAGCCTCAATGATGCGGTGTTATTCACGCAGAATCATTACGATAAAGGCATTCAGAACGGCTCACTTGGCACACTAACCAGTACCAAACCTTCTGGTGACAGTTATGGTGAAGTGACGCTAGATACAGGTGAAAAGGTCGAGATAACACAATCCGTTCTCGACTGCATGGAGTTGGGTTACGCAATCACTCTACATAAAGCTCAAGGATCACAGTTTCCACGCATCATCATCGCTCTGCAAAACGGAAGAATAGTGGATAGAGCATGGTTCTATACGGCAATCACTAGAGCGGAAAGTGAAATCCATATCGTTGGTAGTAGTGATGACATGAAGCAGATCACCAAGGCACCTAGTCACTCTCATAAGCGGAATAGCTACCTGAAAGAACTATTACAATGCTGAAGTTTTATTGTGCAGACTTGCGTTTACTGCAATTCTGGTCTTGTACATAATGGCTTAATATTTAGGGGAACTAAAGTTATCAATGGAAAAATTAGACGGATTGAGCAAGTACAAGTTTGAGAAAATAGCGGTAGAGTCTTTACACAATGCTCTCAGACTCTTAAATGACTCAATATTACTATTCGAACATGGTTCATATCCATCCAGTTTTCAGTTAGCGGTACTTTCACTGGAAGAGTTTTCAAAAGCTAGTTGGGTTGAACACTATTATTACACAGCACTAACGAATGAAGGGTTCATGCCTGAAGACATTGAACAACAGTGGTTAAAGTTACTTTTCAATCACCCCAAAAAGCAAACTCATTTTATAAGTCGTGATTTATTTGAGTTTTCACCGAAGTTTGTAAAGAAGATTGAAGAGAAAGAGATTGAAGTAAAGAAGCAAAAGGCAACTTACGTTGGCTTAAGCAGGATTAAAGGTAAAGTCGATGTTGATAGCAGAGTGTCTATACCTATAAAAGTGACCTCTGAGAATGATGCAAAGCAATTTATTTCACTTATGGTTGGTGAGTTTAGGGATATAAATGAGAAAATTGCTCTAAATGACATGTATTGGGATATTCCTGATATGGATTTGATAACGCAAGGCCCCTTGTTCGATAGAGTTTTGGCATGGCCGTTTGAGAGTGGCTTGAAGGGTAAGCGTTGGTATGAGGAGTGGAAGAAGAAATTGTGATTGAGTCTCGTTACTGGAAGGAAGACTTAGCTGCTTATGCCAGAAGGTTTAAACCCGTTTCTAAACCGCTAAGATATACCGAGAAGCGGCAAGTCAACTTCGAAAAAGATGTAATTATATCGTTATTTATGGTTCGAAAGCTTACTGAAGCAAATAAGCTTTCCTCGCGCACAACGAGTAAACAATTTAATGTCTACGGTTCTAAATGTATCAAACCTGTCAATAGCTTGAACTTCTGGGACATTGATGAACTGTATGACCTATCTAAAGAAGATAAGCTTACAAAGACAGTCCAGTTTATTGCAAACCAATTAGTACATGGCAGTGCTTTGTATGCCTACAGAGATAAAGATCGCAACTGGGGAGGCGTCTATACTTGCTCTGATTTTGAGCGCCATAAATATGTATATAAAATCCCAGTTACTACCATTATCGAAATACTTGAAATTGCATCTGAAGATTACCCTACTGAGATTCATTATGATTACAACGAGGGGAAAGGTGACTATTCAGTCACCACAGATTAATAGAAAGTGTGAAATGTTATCGGCTCTTTAATCCTTGAGGGATTGAAGTGCGTACACACTATTATACATAGTGTGTACGTTTGTCACCTATGGGAAGAGCATTGTCAGTAATGGTCTTCCACTCACTCACTCGCAAATAGACACGATTTTTACTGTATACTCCGGGGGGCTTGGGGATTTTTCATTTAGATTCACCACAAAAACTGGTAAGTGGCTTGTCATCTTTGGTCGACCATTGTTAAATGTAATCGAACACTTACTAGGGATTTTCATGGCCACTATCAAAGACGTAGCAAAAGAAGCCGGAGTGTCTATTGCCACTGCTTCTCGTGTGATCAATAACTCACCCAACACCAGTCAAGCAGCACTAGACGCAGTTCAACAAGCTATGGCGAAACTGGGCTATCGTCCAAATGCTAACGCTCGGGCCCTAGTCAATAAAACCACTAACGCCATTGGCGTGTTAGTCAACGATGCGAGCGCACCGTTCTTTGGCACCATGATCAAAGCAATTGATACCATTGCGAGCGAGCAAGAAAAACAACTCCTCATCGGCAGCGGTTATCACGACCCAGACAAAGAACGCAATGCGATTAATCTGCTGATCAACAGTCGTTGTGATTCATTGGTGATTCATAGCAAAGGCTTAGATGACCAAGAGTTAGTCTCCTTTGCCAAAGAGATACCGGGGTTAGTGTTAATCAATCGCGTGGTTGATGATATCGCAAGCCGTTGCGTGGCTTTGGATAACTATCGTGGTTCATATATGGCCACAGAGCACCTCATCCGCAATGGTCACAGGCAAATTGGCTACCTTTGCTCTAGCCACAATATTGATGATGCCCATGACCGAAAACGGGGCTATCTTGATGCACTCGCCACGCATGGTATCGAATACCGCGACGAGTATATTGAATATGGAGAGCCTGATGAAATGGGTGGTGAACAATGCATGGTGAATCTATTGGCCAAGAACACCCCTATTACTGCCGTTGCTGCTTATAACGACTACATGGCGGCGGGTTGCTTGGCACTGTTGCAAGAGAATGGCTATCACATCCCTGATGACATGTCGGTGATTGGTTTTGATGACGGACATATTGCCCGTTTTATTTACCCACGCCTTACTACAGTGAGATACCCGATTCAAGTGATGGCGAACGAGGCGGTGAAGCTCTCTCTCAAACTCGCCAGCGATACTGGCTATGTGCCTGATGAGCACAAACTCTTTATGCCGACCCTCGTGCGCCGCGCATCTGTCGCCCGTCCTAAATAGTCTAACTACTGTTTTTTATCTTCATAAGCACGCACTGCACGCGTCATAACTTCGCGGAACCAACGATGACTTGGGTCGTTGGTTCTCGATGAGTGCCAAAACATGCCTACTTTTACTGGCTCTAGCAAGAAGTCTGTGTCGAGAAGCTTTACCCTGTATTGTCCTGCATAGTCTTTAATCAGCTTTCTCGGCAATAGGCCAATATAATCCGTGTTTTCAATGATGGGCAATGCTTCCATATTACTGCTCGCCTGCCATACGATTTGACGCTGGGCCAAGAGTTCATTTTCTTTTAAGCCGCGTCCAGTGAGATATCCGGTATTGCTGTCGACTTGAGAGTGCGCCACGTACTTTTCATTAAGATACTGCTCACGCGAAATGGTATTGCCCTTCAAACGTGGATGATCTTGCCGACACACAACGCCGACACTATCACTCATTAGTACCTTGGATCGTAACTGAGGACATTGATCTGCATAAACCTCAACGATCAAGTCACTCTGCTGTGAACGAAGGGCATTGGTCACGTCATGATTCGTGCAGCGATTGTCCAACAGCAAGAGTCGATCGCTCAAATGACGCGTGATTTGAAACGCGCTAAAACATCGCCAGAGATCTTTAAAGGTCGTGATGTAGAAAGCTACCACTCACAGCTAAGCATCGCCAAAGCTACTCTGGATTCTCTGCATGCCGACCTCGATAA
Protein-coding sequences here:
- a CDS encoding AbiV family abortive infection protein, whose amino-acid sequence is MEKLDGLSKYKFEKIAVESLHNALRLLNDSILLFEHGSYPSSFQLAVLSLEEFSKASWVEHYYYTALTNEGFMPEDIEQQWLKLLFNHPKKQTHFISRDLFEFSPKFVKKIEEKEIEVKKQKATYVGLSRIKGKVDVDSRVSIPIKVTSENDAKQFISLMVGEFRDINEKIALNDMYWDIPDMDLITQGPLFDRVLAWPFESGLKGKRWYEEWKKKL
- the gmtZ gene encoding gamma-mobile-trio integrase GmtZ encodes the protein MARKNDGRSSDSSFSWMLTTLGAEWQQWQELAAEWMAAQTTSIDTKQFALARFFESYIRERASYAIGDISLFFKGHRGHQCSSEELETLLRETQNSPKVIQSGVNISCDFIDFVVQKVFSEEDDNGELVSLVENPLSKIKRQESLTETVRTPLPYRYIHNLRQILCPLPDKDELTVIEQNLKQGETLLPTYHYRNFKHWTWAQQQTGQRLSGNDGDWFEVEPELIDKTDPDCVWRTIKTTRKGNKIILHQIWSPVKAMVVFMKLHLPLRTYQVRMLDSGEADTWRYENAQWVLNTKNDFALGSEKRPFSKGIFRRIHDTMTGLYSTGLYINTNKTADQNKDELERGYIIPWQNNEVLYWIEKLRNWQEKYNPIDKPTDCTTLLTKHTDKKKSKAQLESMGEISFLFREASARGDDRTKPIRDDALDSFWYQLLFALENQLAEHGDSLDGGGRLRLVSEYPEDIPKSRRYKTSFPLHSLRVSLITAYTMDTQLPLPVISKLLAGHTRLLMTIYYNKITPSVMAEKMDEAHGELDAKSKQSVRNFLKDASLEQIQCKMVYHNDDSIQAALVNRNPVGWEERSCGMCLVGGNTVKSDEVSTLGGCWNGGKLINDVKAATHRIYGSVPHGPENCIRCRWFITEARYLPALNAHFNQLSYKAHQAANLSVEIEGELEALKDEQFFCEEQGKPFTKHYELQALQRRYEKQQVEADEYAKDWIACFELIQKIIRVEETRNEDDSKDKLIAVGYEQDVSHALKFIETDSELLHLSLLCDDAEFFPDLQDELRKTPAIQKRSMQLSRVLMKKGFEPIFMEMDDKQQLIAANAMLRQMAKIADPDDKLEGYRKVANHIEAEEYLTDNKLLSQGIHALTNKAINLDGIALPNLLED
- a CDS encoding AAA family ATPase produces the protein MNTALHEDQMRVTSIPYHSTKMVIFSGVPLAKDSYKTNSGKYYVTIKADPDSIPVLPTLGQHWSVRGARQIENMEMGDYVMQQHTYESPKHIECTLPETGEQLIRFIARESDFKGIGESKARALWQLLGKDFHATLRNDTPESRKRLTSILSEDSVEALFKGYAKYKNLAHCNWMSEYNIPASVQQRLLKHHGEASIDVIKDNPYALMGFGLSFSAIEDIIKLTDFKSDVAKDDPRRLSAALEMAIRKEIEKGHTYTTHANVRPYLNKLLRDKTLVTQAFKSGHDKAQYVLNPDTGAYHPTAQLLMESVVAKRLKTLIKRNNLFDENANAAYCSAAAELPYELTPKQIEAVTTCLDNSVSCITGGAGTGKTTVLRTALRTYHQLGFEIHAVALSGRAAMRLHESIGFVTSTIAKLLREEPIEPSVEKTNHLLVIDEASMIDLPTMYRLVNHIHPSVRLIFSGDPDQLPPIGCGKVLEDIVEAKTVANTMLDIVKRQEGSTGIPEYSKLINQGVMPEQLSSGAIHFHETSKTDIAKVCCELYQEFPDSSRVMAPTKALVSEINKLTQQAVNPDSASLEFEINGNKFFLPLSLNDAVLFTQNHYDKGIQNGSLGTLTSTKPSGDSYGEVTLDTGEKVEITQSVLDCMELGYAITLHKAQGSQFPRIIIALQNGRIVDRAWFYTAITRAESEIHIVGSSDDMKQITKAPSHSHKRNSYLKELLQC
- a CDS encoding substrate-binding domain-containing protein; the encoded protein is MATIKDVAKEAGVSIATASRVINNSPNTSQAALDAVQQAMAKLGYRPNANARALVNKTTNAIGVLVNDASAPFFGTMIKAIDTIASEQEKQLLIGSGYHDPDKERNAINLLINSRCDSLVIHSKGLDDQELVSFAKEIPGLVLINRVVDDIASRCVALDNYRGSYMATEHLIRNGHRQIGYLCSSHNIDDAHDRKRGYLDALATHGIEYRDEYIEYGEPDEMGGEQCMVNLLAKNTPITAVAAYNDYMAAGCLALLQENGYHIPDDMSVIGFDDGHIARFIYPRLTTVRYPIQVMANEAVKLSLKLASDTGYVPDEHKLFMPTLVRRASVARPK
- a CDS encoding VPA1267 family protein — translated: MASGQQKAQQNLEAFEVWKATQTDDDFKQIVFRGQLNRIEVAKGIGCGKSALNQNPALKKALKALEDELRSKGVLPPLTAAAKKNEGKPQAYDNTANRKLLDSKRVSSLEAENIELKAKVKELEKRLERFGELSETLSEMGLMPR
- the gmtY gene encoding gamma-mobile-trio recombinase GmtY, whose translation is MSSVKVRATIVEDNTGIKSQLPILLTEQGELSTVTDYLLKLEADGVSNSVMNGFLQAVSLLLDYMEANRGLFDDPKLLFQTFSKRLYTGTIGEDGIDPSGLYWVPSSTSNVNKHIHRLTAFTDWLAEKQGTASMNPLRDATPHEQRLNYAAWYRKNQNDFLGHIEDKTVNKTIRKARTIKGRTPLTKTEDDAIAFPEKHWEDFYINGIGGASDPRVALRDKLILLLMHGGGLRESEALTLWVTDVFEDPYEPDSAIVRIYNETDGKAPDGWRSRSGTPNREAYLKEQYARIPRQRMKGTAHLGWKNRVVDHKDNYIQVQWFPTDYGKVFMSLWKNYQKYRASIDCHHPYAFISFHHSAIGNPYTINAFHDNYANGLKRIGLEPSKAEGLDPHGHRHNYGRRLERSGLNPLVIRRCMHHKSLDSQIPYTGKGQQEISDELTQATLQLANPESKVKALDWKALVEHGFDDVDPQGYFTGKHPKLRGK
- a CDS encoding LysR substrate-binding domain-containing protein — encoded protein: MVAFYITTFKDLWRCFSAFQITRHLSDRLLLLDNRCTNHDVTNALRSQQSDLIVEVYADQCPQLRSKVLMSDSVGVVCRQDHPRLKGNTISREQYLNEKYVAHSQVDSNTGYLTGRGLKENELLAQRQIVWQASSNMEALPIIENTDYIGLLPRKLIKDYAGQYRVKLLDTDFLLEPVKVGMFWHSSRTNDPSHRWFREVMTRAVRAYEDKKQ
- the gmtX gene encoding gamma-mobile-trio protein GmtX; its protein translation is MELDIDVILADLKEGKVPRTQQNLDKLNDTLKAYAESGQRDFSITQIGRVSAENGGLAYEALRATRNKHYRTLIEAWAAKCNTSTKKPLSNTSRSKSIPADNKLLERIPDPAVRALFGQIIAERNRYRKEVNLLKQHANITIDKRPVRQFDTTAEPSVEVLPSLSGVLTESEKKALAYVISDECMEKNDWQTTQAGQVKDMEYNSEVFPRGFVTGLRKLLGEVDD